The Betaproteobacteria bacterium genome includes a region encoding these proteins:
- a CDS encoding FkbM family methyltransferase, which produces MANVVDIGANVGFFTLFAIHEFKAQRIFAYEPIPANYSQLAKNVAANRLSSVRIFCLGVSGESGAREFRLNSTQEFTTAARIDDLNTSESKDASNLKVDCVDLQTVAGTHVCQPIDLLKLDCEGAEYEILYRGKAVLPNCHRIVVECHNIDDKTQNQSALAAFLRDNGYSALESGPMIYATRFKS; this is translated from the coding sequence TTGGCAAATGTGGTGGATATCGGTGCGAACGTAGGCTTTTTTACCCTCTTCGCCATCCATGAGTTCAAGGCCCAGCGCATCTTCGCGTATGAGCCCATTCCGGCTAACTATTCGCAACTTGCCAAGAATGTTGCCGCGAATAGGTTGTCTTCTGTTCGCATTTTTTGCCTTGGCGTTAGCGGGGAATCAGGTGCGCGCGAGTTCCGTCTGAACAGCACCCAGGAGTTCACAACCGCAGCCAGAATTGACGACCTGAACACAAGCGAAAGTAAAGATGCCAGCAATCTCAAGGTAGATTGCGTTGATCTACAAACTGTCGCCGGCACGCACGTTTGCCAACCCATAGACCTGCTCAAACTGGATTGCGAGGGGGCCGAATACGAGATTCTTTATCGTGGCAAGGCAGTGCTGCCCAATTGCCACCGAATTGTCGTCGAATGTCATAACATCGATGACAAGACTCAGAACCAATCCGCACTTGCAGCGTTTCTGCGCGATAACGGATATAGCGCTTTGGAGTCAGGTCCGATGATCTACGCAACCCGCTTCAAATCTTGA